One Patescibacteria group bacterium genomic window carries:
- a CDS encoding FAD-dependent oxidoreductase: protein MAAEVKKIETDFIVIGSGAGGATIAYELAKRGKKVIILEKGSIVSRVGTEQAAINFYDKFGRLNSKEGNIIYRTIMAGGSTVVSCGNGVRSLEKELKYLDIDITEEIKETEIELAVKPFDLKLMGDGTKRIIESSQKIGYNFVPMPKFVDFSKCVSCGNCVLGCVPRAKWTALDFIEKAQDCGALMVTNFELDNIIISENKAVGVEGRARNEAMEISAGKIILAAGAIETPVILQKIGISAGNRLFCDLYTVVYGIADVGLSREPSMAIVNDDFYEEKGFILSTFLDTPLSLFMTDAKYYQHAIRRDKVLGIMIKIKDDMVGRIYANGKISKTITDSDKMKLNLGNEIAKKILIESNINPNSMITTKPRGAHPGGTAAIGVVVDKNQETKIKNLFVSDASVLPEAPGLPPILTIVALSKRLAKIL from the coding sequence ATTATTTTAGAAAAAGGATCGATAGTTTCGCGAGTTGGAACCGAACAGGCAGCTATTAATTTTTATGATAAATTCGGAAGATTGAACAGTAAGGAGGGAAATATTATTTACAGAACGATAATGGCCGGAGGATCAACTGTTGTAAGCTGCGGCAACGGCGTTAGATCTTTAGAAAAAGAATTAAAATATTTAGATATTGATATAACCGAAGAAATAAAGGAAACCGAGATTGAATTAGCGGTTAAGCCCTTTGATTTAAAATTAATGGGAGACGGTACGAAAAGAATTATAGAATCATCTCAAAAAATTGGTTATAATTTTGTTCCTATGCCCAAATTTGTCGATTTTTCAAAGTGCGTTTCTTGCGGTAATTGCGTTTTGGGTTGTGTACCGAGGGCCAAATGGACTGCTTTGGATTTTATTGAAAAAGCGCAGGATTGCGGCGCATTGATGGTTACTAATTTTGAATTGGATAATATTATTATTTCAGAAAATAAAGCAGTTGGCGTGGAGGGAAGAGCGCGCAATGAGGCGATGGAGATTTCGGCGGGAAAAATTATTCTTGCTGCGGGCGCGATAGAAACACCCGTAATACTGCAAAAAATAGGAATTTCCGCTGGCAACAGGTTGTTTTGCGATCTTTATACGGTTGTCTATGGTATTGCTGATGTTGGATTATCCAGAGAGCCATCAATGGCGATAGTTAATGATGATTTTTATGAGGAAAAAGGTTTTATCTTGTCTACTTTTTTGGATACACCGCTTAGTTTGTTTATGACTGATGCTAAATATTATCAACATGCTATAAGGCGCGATAAAGTATTGGGGATAATGATTAAAATTAAAGACGATATGGTCGGTCGGATATATGCGAATGGGAAAATCAGCAAGACAATTACTGACAGCGATAAAATGAAATTGAATTTAGGAAACGAAATAGCAAAGAAGATTCTAATTGAATCAAACATTAATCCCAACTCAATGATTACCACCAAGCCGCGCGGTGCTCATCCGGGGGGAACCGCGGCTATTGGGGTTGTCGTTGATAAAAATCAAGAAACAAAAATAAAAAACCTTTTTGTTAGCGATGCCAGTGTTTTGCCGGAAGCTCCCGGATTGCCTCCGATTTTAACAATAGTTGCGTTATCTAAGCGATTGGCAAAAATATTATGA